ATCCGCGCAGCACAGCGCGAGCGCGCTACCCGCCGCAGCAGAACGCCGCAATCTGTACGTCCTCGTCCTGCGAGGCGCCGTTCCTAGCGCATCAGCAGTCCCCGCATCCCCAGCCCGTAGTGCACGCGCAGCCGGTGCAGCTCCCACAGGCCCACCGCCGTGACGGAGAGCGGGGCGCCCAGAATAAACACGTAGTGGGGTCAGGTGCGGCGGTGGCTGGTGTAGTAGCTGCCGACCTGCTCGTGGTACCCGGCGTCACCGACGTGCTTGTCCCTGTCGAACTCGGGCGAGCCCTTGATCTGATCCTTGGTGAGGTCGACGAAGACCTTCCGCTCCGTCTGGTCCACGGTGCGCACCGTGCCGGCGGGCAGCAGGACGTGCTTACCGAAGATCCAGACACCGGTGTCGACGACGAGGTACGCGGAGTCGACGTCGTCCGAGTGCTTGTCGACCTTGCCGATACTGCCGTCGGTGGCCTCGACCTTGTAACCGATCAGGTCGATCCCCGCAGTGTGGCCGGCGGTCGGCTGGTAGCCCCAGATGCTGTCACTCATAAAACGGCTCCCTCATCAGAATTTACTGCTCCACAGATGAAGCGGTGGAGTCGGA
The sequence above is a segment of the Streptomyces longhuiensis genome. Coding sequences within it:
- a CDS encoding PRC-barrel domain-containing protein; translation: MSDSIWGYQPTAGHTAGIDLIGYKVEATDGSIGKVDKHSDDVDSAYLVVDTGVWIFGKHVLLPAGTVRTVDQTERKVFVDLTKDQIKGSPEFDRDKHVGDAGYHEQVGSYYTSHRRT